In Calliopsis andreniformis isolate RMS-2024a chromosome 9, iyCalAndr_principal, whole genome shotgun sequence, the genomic window GTGCATTATGATGCATATGCATGTGCATTAGTTTAACCAACAGAATTAGCTGAATAAAACCTACAATTGATCCTATGTGTTTCTGAATGTGTACAGTAGGTTAAATTGACGATACATTTGTataataaaacacgatatttttCGGCTAACCATATATAGGGTTGAATCGAGTTTAGTACATTACATTATTAAAGATTTACCGGGGGGAAGGGATCCCCTCCTCCGAGATGTAGTATACCTCAACTTTATTAATTTCACTTAATGAATAGATTAGCAGCTATCTGAATTTGATGCTTACAATTAATGAAGAAGGATATACCTTCTTTATTATGCATGTAGGAATTACCTGCTTTGTTATATGTGACTGGAATTCAAAAAATTCTATGCACTATTGACGCAAAATTTATGAGCAATAATGAGTTCAGGTTCGACCAAATCGTCTCGATAAATATATATCAGTGTAAAAACATGCACCAAGTACATTCGCAAAAATCGTGATCCGAGACTCCTGATCTCGGCGAGCTCTCATCAATTATTCCTGAGTTATCCCTACCGTCCCTACCACTCGTGGTGCGCAGTGGTGCGTATGTACTTGGCGCGAGTCTCTACCGAGACTCCTGATAAAAAATAGAAGTACGTATATGAATAGGAGTAATTTCTATCATTGCGATAAAAGAATGGGTAGGTAGGTATACATACATAATCATTAAAGTGATTTAAGGAACTTTAACAACCTATGACCACTTATACAATCTATTTATTTATGCATTTACTCACATCATCTATAACTTCTCAAATATATTTTGCAATTCATTTGTACCATAAAAATTGCTTATTCGTTGTAAGAAACGCATTTCAAAATTTAATCGGACATAGACCAAAATCAACCAAAATCTTGCTAGCCAGCTAGTGGCGACATCTGAGAACTGTAGATTATGGGCATTGCATAGGGTTAAAAAATTGTTAGTCAGAAAAAAAGCATTGCTTATCCATTCTATATTCTATCGTATATCTCGTCTGTGATTTAAATTTCTCATGTTAACATTGTCAACCATTGTCAACTAACAATCGTCAGAAACTACGTTACATGAATCCGTGAATGGAACTACGCGCGAATGAAAATTATATATGAAATTTTAATTGTTAAACAGGTTGCTTGGTGATGCATCTATGTTATCGGGTATGAGTTAACCAATATCTAGTTTGAAATGTTTTgcagaaaattttttaaatgattttGGGTTTCATTGAAAACAGTTTTTAATTTAAGTAATCATTTTTAGCGACTGCAGTATtattcatataaaaataaaagtaaaaataaagTAGGAGTAACAAACGAGTTTTGTTTGAATTTGCGAACAagtaataatgtatatttcaacAAATAGTTTTTTTGAGTCAAAAAATttcgtcatttatacgttctatGATAAAAAAACCTGCTTTTGCTGGAACGAGGACAAGCTTGTTATATTTCCGTATTTAGAAGATAATTCTACTCCTGTTGAAGTTTTAACTGCACCAGCTCCAATAAGAAGTATACAATGCTTTACCAATCgtatttttataatttgtatTCCGCAAGGTATTTACAAACTCTCAAGAGAAAGAGAATTTGCTGTTTTAAGCAAAAGTGCAGTTGGAAtgggtactgtattttatgaggtTTTGATACCGAAGAATAAGTACCTTTATTTAGACAATAAACAAAACATGACAAGTAAACTACTCTTTCAACTGTCTTCAGAGAAAAGTGATTCAAGTAAACTATGTATTTACCCTGTGAATAAGGAAAACGCTATGGAtcaatttataagtaccttaacaAACAATGATTCCACTATAGAAAATTTATGTGTAATAGTAGATGAGAAGAAAGTTTTTGTACTATTTAAGGAGACTGTTCATATTATATACAATAGTATTTATTTCATTAGAAATGCAGTTCCTGTACAAAACGATTCTAAAATTGCTGGATTATTGTTTCTTACTGATGTAGATACAATTATCTTAATGCATTCAAAGAACAATACATTATCTTTTGAAAAAATATCTGTAGGAATAAATGTAAAAGCTATTTGTGCCAATTTTAGTCAATTGACTGAAGATACATTGTGGTTTGTTTGTTCAGACGAATCCAAACTATATTATG contains:
- the LOC143182734 gene encoding uncharacterized protein LOC143182734, translated to MYISTNSFFESKNFVIYTFYDKKTCFCWNEDKLVIFPYLEDNSTPVEVLTAPAPIRSIQCFTNRIFIICIPQGIYKLSREREFAVLSKSAVGMGTVFYEVLIPKNKYLYLDNKQNMTSKLLFQLSSEKSDSSKLCIYPVNKENAMDQFISTLTNNDSTIENLCVIVDEKKVFVLFKETVHIIYNSIYFIRNAVPVQNDSKIAGLLFLTDVDTIILMHSKNNTLSFEKISVGINVKAICANFSQLTEDTLWFVCSDESKLYYGKKQLFVDDIQRIRVQDKNFACLQCYDSKIILGLTANKQLIEFFTDAVERRLSEEHDTFINLHPDMLKGTKVIMDKIYKGSQELHALNETLITKEDKLRRINLYAHKHKVRIHPKISINKIVNKLFLSARFPDALPKNSWVIVNVRLDYQNLFSMNKIVDQEVVVDIQIPEHKAISFLQCAIDLVTLKEEGHSWCLIRNYVISPFTERNRKKKTRSNKIDFINSKIAMLRNLIKEGNIDMKKLSEIKESVRKISNA